The Dasypus novemcinctus isolate mDasNov1 chromosome 2, mDasNov1.1.hap2, whole genome shotgun sequence genome includes a region encoding these proteins:
- the HDAC3 gene encoding histone deacetylase 3, which yields MAKTVAYFYDPDVGNFHYGAGHPMKPHRLALTHSLVLHYGLYKKMIVFKPYQASQHDMCRFHSEDYIDFLQRVSPTNMQGFTKSLNAFNVGDDCPVFPGLFEFCSRYTGASLQGATQLNNKICDIAINWAGGLHHAKKFEASGFCYVNDIVIGILELLKYHPRVLYIDIDIHHGDGVQEAFYLTDRVMTVSFHKYGNYFFPGTGDMYEVGAESGRYYCLNVPLRDGIDDQSYKHLFQPVINQVVDFYQPTCIVLQCGADSLGCDRLGCFNLSIRGHGECVEYVKSFNIPLLVLGGGGYTVRNVARCWTYETSLLVEEAISEELPYSEYFEYFAPDFTLHPDVSTRIENQNSRQYLDQIRQTIFENLKMLNHAPSVQIHDVPSDLLTYDRTDEADAEERGPEENYSRPEAPNEFYDGDHDNDKESDVEI from the exons ATGGCTAAGACCGTGGCCTATTTCTATGACCCCGACGTGGGCAACTTCCACTACG GGGCTGGGCACCCTATGAAGCCTCATCGCCTGGCATTGACCCATAGCCTCGTCCTGCACTACGGTCTCTATAAGAAGATGATC GTCTTCAAGCCATACCAGGCTTCCCAGCATGACATGTGCCGCTTCCACTCCGAGGACTACATCGACTTCCTGCAGCGAGTCAGCCCCACCAATATGCAGGGCTTCACCAAGAGCCTTAATGCCTTCAACGTGGGCGATGACTG CCCAGTGTTTCCCGGGCTCTTTGAGTTCTGCTCCCGTTACACAGGCGCATCTCTGCAAGGAGCAACCCAGCTGAACAACAAG ATCTGTGATATTGCCATAAATTGGGCTGGTGGTCTGCACCATGCCAAGAAGTTTGAG GCCTCGGGCTTCTGCTATGTCAACGACATTGTAATCGGCATCCTGGAGCTGCTCAA GTACCACCCTCGGGTGCTCTACATTGATATCGACATCCACCATGGTGATGGGGTTCAGGAAGCCTTCTACCTCACTGACCGGGTCATGACGGTGTCCTTCCACAAATACGGAAACTACTTCTTCCCTGGCACAG GTGACATGTATGAAGTCGGGGCAGAAAGTGGCCGCTACTACTGTCTCAACGTGCCCTTGCGGGATGGCATTGATGACCAGA GTTACAAGCACCTCTTCCAGCCGGTTATCAACCAAGTGGTGGACTTCTACCAGCCCACATGCATTGTGCTCCAG TGTGGAGCTGACTCTCTAGGCTGTGATCGACTGGGCTGCTTCAACCTCAGCATCCGAGGACATGG GGAGTGCGTTGAATATGTCAAGAGCTTCAATATCCCTCTCCTGGTGCTAGGTGGTGGTGGTTATACTGTCCGGAATGTTGCCCGCTGCTG GACTTACGAGACGTCACTGCTGGTGGAAGAAGCCATTAGCGAGGAGCTTCCCTATAGTG AATACTTCGAGTACTTTGCCCCGGACTTCACGCTCCATCCAGACGTCAGCACCCGCATCGAGAATCAGAACTCGCGCCAG TATCTGGACCAGATCCGCCAGACAATCTTTGAGAACTTGAAGATGCTGAACCATGCGCCAAGTGTCCAGATTCATGATGTTCCCTCAGACCTCCTGACCTATGACAGGACTGATGAGGCTGATGCAGAGGAGAGAGGTCCCGAGGAGAACTACAGCAG GCCAGAGGCACCCAATGAGTTCTATGATGGAGACCATGACAATGACAAGGAAAGCGACGTGGAGATTTAA